Proteins found in one Candidatus Bathyarchaeota archaeon genomic segment:
- a CDS encoding aspartate aminotransferase family protein, with protein sequence MVRTLKKCLEVVERDRRIISQASRLAYYPLVVSRAEGAKIWDADGNEYIDFLSGAAVTNIGHCHPEVVKAIESQARRFIHNTLGYSYYELPVILAERLASLTPGGFRKRVAFGLSGSDANDGAIKLARSATGRQKILSYLGSYHGTTYGALTLSAASPNMKRRLGPLLPEVYHIPYPDCYRCPFGLRHPGCGLHCIEYMKELLRLLIPPEEVAALILEPIQGDAGIVIPPQDFWREVKKLCEEYGILFIDEEVQTGFCRTGRWFAIEHWWVEPDAVLVAKPIASGLPMSAIISKSELMEQWSAPAHLFTTEANPVACAAAIATLDVMERERLHERAARFGGLVIKRLEEMKESFEMIGEVRGKGLLIGVDLVKDRGTREPARAEALKVCWRAWEKGLVMISFGRFGNVLRIAPPLTIGDEELEKALNILEGSIEDVTKGRVPDSILREMSAW encoded by the coding sequence ATGGTAAGGACCTTGAAGAAGTGTCTTGAGGTTGTGGAGAGGGACCGTAGGATCATATCCCAGGCGAGCAGGCTGGCCTACTATCCCCTCGTGGTCTCAAGGGCGGAGGGGGCGAAGATCTGGGACGCCGATGGAAATGAGTATATAGACTTCCTCTCAGGGGCGGCGGTCACCAACATAGGACACTGCCATCCTGAGGTGGTAAAGGCGATAGAGAGCCAAGCTAGGAGGTTTATCCACAACACTTTGGGATACTCCTACTACGAGCTTCCCGTCATCTTGGCGGAGAGGCTGGCAAGCCTCACCCCAGGAGGGTTCAGGAAGAGGGTGGCCTTCGGCCTCTCCGGCTCCGACGCCAACGATGGGGCAATAAAGCTGGCTAGGTCCGCGACGGGGAGGCAGAAGATACTCTCATATTTAGGCTCATATCATGGAACCACTTATGGAGCTCTAACCCTATCAGCTGCCTCTCCAAATATGAAGAGGAGGTTAGGTCCCCTTCTCCCTGAGGTATACCACATACCCTACCCTGACTGCTACAGGTGCCCCTTTGGTCTCCGGCATCCTGGCTGCGGCCTTCACTGCATAGAGTATATGAAGGAGCTCCTGCGACTGTTGATCCCGCCTGAAGAGGTTGCGGCCCTCATCCTGGAGCCCATTCAGGGAGATGCCGGGATCGTTATTCCACCCCAGGATTTTTGGAGAGAGGTGAAGAAGCTTTGTGAAGAGTATGGCATCCTGTTCATAGATGAGGAGGTTCAAACCGGGTTTTGCAGGACTGGTAGGTGGTTCGCAATAGAGCATTGGTGGGTAGAACCCGACGCTGTCCTGGTTGCGAAGCCCATAGCCTCAGGCCTTCCCATGAGCGCTATAATATCGAAGAGTGAGCTAATGGAACAATGGTCCGCACCTGCACACCTTTTCACCACTGAGGCAAACCCTGTCGCATGTGCAGCTGCCATCGCCACTTTGGATGTGATGGAGAGGGAGAGGCTCCATGAGAGGGCGGCCAGGTTTGGAGGGCTCGTGATAAAGAGGCTGGAAGAGATGAAGGAAAGCTTCGAGATGATAGGAGAGGTTAGGGGGAAGGGCCTCCTGATAGGTGTAGACTTGGTCAAGGATCGCGGGACCAGAGAACCTGCCAGGGCTGAGGCCTTGAAGGTCTGTTGGAGGGCTTGGGAGAAAGGGTTGGTCATGATATCCTTTGGAAGGTTCGGTAATGTGCTTAGGATAGCCCCACCCTTAACCATAGGGGATGAGGAGCTAGAGAAGGCCCTGAACATCTTGGAGGGATCAATAGAGGACGTTACGAAGGGGAGGGTTCCAGACTCCATCCTCAGGGAGATGAGTGCTTGGTAA